In Ignavibacteria bacterium, the sequence CAGTATATGAAAACCCAAATAATCCGAGGGTTGGTTTTAACCTCGATTCAGCACGTATGCTTTTAGAGGAAGCCGGATGGAAGGAAAAGAACTCCGAAGGTTACCTTGTAAAAGACGGTAAAATTTTTGAGCTTGATCTGCCTTTCGATGGTGGTCCGGGACAGGAAAGATATTTAACGATCTTCCAGGAAGACCTGAAGAAAGCCGGTATTAAATTAAATCTGAAACAGATCGACGGCACCACAAGGTTTAAGCTTGGAAATGAAAGGAATTTTACAATACTTGTTACTGCATGGACAGGCTTAAGGATACCAAATCCTGAAAGCTCGCTTAAATCAAACACTGCAGATGCACCCAATACAACAAACTGGCCGGGAATTAAAGATGCAAGAATTGATGAGTTATGCGATCTATACAACAAAACTTACGATAAAAAAGAGAGAATTAAAATTATAAGAGAAATTGACGGTATTGCATGCAATTATTTTGGATACGGTTTTGGATGGTATGTTCCGTTTCAAAGAATTGCTTTCCAGAATAAATTCTCATATCCTGAATGGATACTTCCAAGGACTAGTGATTACCTCTTTACCTGTATTTTATGGTATTATGATCCGGAAAAAGCCGCTGAATTTGACGCGGTGAAATCTGATCCTAATAAGAAAATGGAAATTAAACCGGAAGATCAGAAATACTGGCTGAAGATAAAAGAACAGGAAGAAGCACAAAACAAATAATTAATATATAAATTACTGCCTTCATTCTATGAGTGAAGGCAGTAACCATTTTACAAAAGTCCTGCAGATCTATAAATCTATTTAAATAAAAAGATCATTTAGTTTTTATAATTTACGTAATTTGTATTTCTGCATTTTGCGGGAAATAATTCTAATATTATGACATCATATTTTATACGCAGGTTCCTTCTGATAATACCAACCTTTCTGGGTATAACTCTCATTACATTTTTTATACTTCAAATAGTACCAGGTGGACCGCTCGAAAGAGAGCTGCTGAAGCTCCGTATGGGCGGACAAAATACCGGCGGTGAAGTCGGTACCTCAGGTCAAAATGTTACCGGTGGAATTGAAATTCCTGAGTCAGCGCTTCAGGAAATGAAAAAGTTTTACGGGTTTGATCTGCCGATACATGAACGCTATTTCAGGTGGCTTGGTAATATGCTTACGCTTGATCTAGGTAATTCATATGTATATGCAGAGCCTGTATGGGATGTAATTATATCTCGATTTCCTGTTTCAATTTATTTCGGTCTTATCGGATTTATACTTACGTATCTGATATGTATTCCCCTCGGGGTTTTTAAAGCCGTTAAGAACGGCAGCAAATTTGACCTGGCCTCATCAATACTTGTTTTTATGGGTTACTCAATTCCCGGCTGGGCGTTTGGTACAATTATGCTTGTTATATTCGGAGGCGGCAGCCTTTGGGATGTTTTCCCGCTCGGCGGTTTCCGTTCAGAAGATTTTGAAAGCCTCTCGTTTTGGGGACAGTTAACTGATCAGTTCTATCACACTGTTCTTCCTGTTGCATCATACCTGGTAGGAAGCTTTGCCACACTTACTATCCTTACCAAAAATTCTGTGATAGAAAACTTAAGCCAGGATTATATCAGAACTGCATTTGCAAAAGGACTTTCAGAAAAGCGGGTTATATTTAAACATGCGTTGCGCAATTCATTAATACCGCTTGCAACCGGACTGGGTCACTTTTTATCGCTTATACTTGCAGGAAGCTTTCTGATTGAAACAGTATTTAATATTAACGGAATGGGTCTGCTCGGGTTCAGGTCAATTGAGCAGAGAGACTATCCTGT encodes:
- a CDS encoding ABC transporter permease subunit, whose amino-acid sequence is MTSYFIRRFLLIIPTFLGITLITFFILQIVPGGPLERELLKLRMGGQNTGGEVGTSGQNVTGGIEIPESALQEMKKFYGFDLPIHERYFRWLGNMLTLDLGNSYVYAEPVWDVIISRFPVSIYFGLIGFILTYLICIPLGVFKAVKNGSKFDLASSILVFMGYSIPGWAFGTIMLVIFGGGSLWDVFPLGGFRSEDFESLSFWGQLTDQFYHTVLPVASYLVGSFATLTILTKNSVIENLSQDYIRTAFAKGLSEKRVIFKHALRNSLIPLATGLGHFLSLILAGSFLIETVFNINGMGLLGFRSIEQRDYPVTMGILVISSFLLLIGNIISDMLYAIFDPRIRFK